The Stieleria sp. JC731 genome has a segment encoding these proteins:
- a CDS encoding phosphoribosylanthranilate isomerase — translation MSRIEAELTIRTVKLGVVMFRVKICGVRLKKDVEAVGRSGADAIGLNFFPPSVRYVDPASESTQNLSKTAQELGLLRVGVFVNNDLEQLRSIAASVGLDALQLHGDEPVELAKQLIADGIRVIRAIKLPRTELSAVEIQTVAQPWIDAGVQLLLDADAGAAHGGSGKTLDWASIKRWSESAGEVEWTLAGGLKPENIADAVASTGAVSIDTASGVECPKGVKNEQRILDFASQSGLV, via the coding sequence ATGAGCCGAATCGAAGCTGAGTTAACGATTAGGACGGTCAAATTGGGAGTGGTGATGTTTCGCGTCAAAATTTGTGGAGTTCGTCTAAAGAAAGACGTCGAAGCGGTCGGACGCAGTGGCGCCGATGCGATCGGTCTCAATTTCTTTCCACCAAGCGTTCGCTACGTCGATCCGGCATCAGAATCGACTCAAAACCTTTCCAAGACGGCGCAGGAGTTGGGGCTGTTGCGAGTTGGCGTTTTTGTCAACAACGATCTGGAGCAGCTTCGCAGCATCGCCGCCTCGGTTGGCCTGGATGCGTTACAACTGCACGGTGATGAACCGGTCGAACTAGCCAAACAACTGATTGCCGATGGCATACGCGTCATCCGGGCTATCAAGCTTCCTCGCACGGAACTGAGCGCCGTGGAGATTCAAACGGTGGCTCAGCCCTGGATCGACGCGGGAGTCCAATTGTTGCTTGATGCAGACGCCGGTGCGGCCCATGGTGGCAGTGGCAAGACATTGGACTGGGCATCAATCAAACGCTGGTCTGAGTCGGCAGGCGAAGTCGAATGGACTTTGGCGGGCGGGTTGAAGCCCGAGAATATTGCCGATGCGGTCGCGTCAACCGGTGCGGTTTCCATCGACACGGCAAGCGGAGTCGAATGCCCCAAAGGTGTCAAAAACGAACAACGCATCTTGGACTTCGCAAGTCAAAGCGGATTGGTTTAG
- a CDS encoding ExeA family protein produces the protein MNNAEHDFVVPPFPSFPSVGRYVELGPVSEAITRIARSVMAREAISLIIGPPGTGKSLACSVLARNLSETHDIVQLGETSLGDSSALYRTLLYRLGVAIGDGRGTDLELMLHEHLTGSKRHVALIVDEAAALSSEVLEDIRRVTNIMRAGQPVISAIVVGGPKLDETLALPSMDSFVQRVSARCYLHALTSEETGQYIMGAIAACEASPEDTISKDAISAVYHASGGVPRLINQLMTEAIDCAAELNQSVISEKTVNQAWARLQQLPSPIVDEPVMNSTSVEFGELTDNLAIAETSPASHFDSALELAPLDHAIEVASAGSDEPACEEAPEPAAVIPVQPAADPVALFGAFDDEECLDIGMANNSQNASPPSDVEVESMLHCEIIGLSQFAADNTADREPSSSGAADSFSMNDGFVPVDVQKPSAAETPSAAEIESLDLDDAQAAKSTPSVVWYDEPEMEADSPADDSDLLWITEDVELERREPSLNRRVDSPESGDPPRLNIDYREMLEKMRRHG, from the coding sequence ATGAACAACGCTGAGCATGATTTTGTCGTCCCACCGTTTCCGAGTTTTCCAAGTGTTGGGCGATATGTGGAATTGGGACCGGTTTCCGAAGCGATCACCCGAATCGCACGCAGCGTGATGGCTCGCGAAGCGATCTCACTGATCATCGGCCCGCCGGGCACGGGCAAGTCGCTGGCCTGTTCGGTGTTGGCAAGGAATCTTTCTGAAACCCACGACATCGTACAGCTGGGCGAAACCAGCTTGGGTGACTCGTCGGCGCTGTACCGTACGCTACTGTATCGCTTGGGAGTCGCGATTGGTGACGGACGTGGTACCGATTTGGAACTGATGCTGCACGAACACCTGACTGGAAGCAAGCGTCATGTTGCGTTGATCGTTGACGAAGCGGCCGCTCTGTCCAGCGAAGTGCTTGAGGACATCCGCCGTGTGACAAATATCATGCGTGCCGGTCAGCCCGTCATCAGCGCGATTGTCGTCGGCGGACCGAAGCTTGATGAAACATTGGCGTTGCCATCGATGGATTCGTTCGTCCAGCGTGTGTCCGCACGATGCTACCTGCACGCACTGACTAGCGAAGAGACCGGCCAGTACATCATGGGGGCAATCGCAGCTTGCGAAGCTTCGCCTGAGGATACGATTTCGAAGGACGCGATCTCGGCGGTTTACCATGCAAGCGGTGGAGTGCCACGGCTGATCAACCAGCTGATGACTGAAGCGATTGACTGCGCGGCGGAATTGAACCAGTCCGTGATTAGCGAGAAGACCGTGAATCAAGCTTGGGCACGCTTGCAGCAGTTGCCCAGTCCGATCGTTGATGAACCTGTGATGAATTCCACTTCGGTCGAGTTCGGCGAACTGACCGACAATCTGGCAATTGCAGAGACTTCACCGGCAAGTCACTTTGATTCGGCGTTGGAACTGGCACCGTTGGATCACGCGATTGAAGTCGCCTCGGCGGGCAGCGATGAACCGGCTTGCGAAGAAGCTCCGGAGCCCGCTGCTGTGATTCCGGTTCAGCCGGCAGCCGACCCGGTTGCACTGTTCGGCGCGTTCGATGACGAAGAATGCTTGGACATCGGGATGGCCAACAATAGCCAGAACGCGTCGCCACCATCGGATGTTGAGGTGGAGTCGATGCTGCATTGTGAAATCATCGGCCTGAGCCAATTTGCGGCTGACAACACGGCCGATCGAGAACCGTCGTCTTCTGGCGCGGCAGATTCATTTAGTATGAACGATGGCTTTGTGCCGGTGGACGTGCAGAAGCCCAGTGCTGCTGAGACGCCCAGTGCTGCTGAAATTGAGTCGCTCGATCTTGATGATGCTCAGGCTGCCAAGTCGACGCCAAGTGTCGTTTGGTATGACGAGCCCGAGATGGAAGCGGATTCACCTGCGGACGACAGCGATTTACTGTGGATCACCGAAGACGTTGAACTGGAGCGTCGCGAGCCAAGCCTGAACCGACGTGTCGATAGCCCCGAAAGTGGGGATCCCCCGCGTTTGAACATCGATTATCGCGAAATGCTGGAAAAAATGCGTCGGCACGGCTGA
- a CDS encoding polyprenol monophosphomannose synthase, whose amino-acid sequence MMKASVLTTSIRSSANPLESTSTPTSKTIDSEKQADDQSDGKHLSAQRSGSSQDAQTLVAVCTYQEAGSIEAMLKGLRLSFPDAVLLVVDDDSPDGTAGIVRQVQQRDQMVQLVVRRDRRGLGSAIVDAMRIACEGGYEFFLNLDADLSHSPAEMPKLLHQARLDESLAVVIGSRYVEGGRIVGWPLKRRVMSKLVNRFATGVLRLPVHDCSGSMRCYRTAALRDIQLDSLKCVGYAVLEEVLVRLHRRGYRFAEVPITFTERQIGHSKLSLPEAVRSIGYMFRLAMETNRRSRS is encoded by the coding sequence ATGATGAAGGCCTCTGTTTTGACAACCTCGATCCGATCTTCAGCAAACCCTCTGGAATCAACGAGCACCCCGACTTCGAAGACAATTGATTCGGAGAAGCAGGCGGACGATCAAAGCGACGGCAAACATCTGTCGGCGCAACGATCCGGCTCGTCCCAAGACGCACAAACGCTTGTGGCTGTTTGTACCTATCAAGAAGCTGGCTCGATCGAAGCCATGCTGAAGGGGTTACGACTGTCATTCCCCGATGCGGTTCTACTGGTTGTTGACGACGACTCACCTGATGGCACCGCAGGGATTGTTCGGCAGGTCCAGCAGCGTGATCAAATGGTGCAGTTGGTGGTTCGTCGCGATCGGCGCGGGCTTGGTAGTGCGATCGTCGACGCGATGCGTATCGCATGTGAAGGCGGCTACGAGTTCTTTCTCAATTTGGATGCGGACCTCAGTCATTCACCTGCGGAGATGCCAAAGCTGCTTCACCAAGCAAGGTTGGATGAATCACTGGCCGTAGTGATCGGTTCTCGCTATGTCGAAGGTGGGCGAATTGTTGGTTGGCCTCTAAAGCGACGGGTGATGAGCAAGCTTGTCAATCGTTTCGCGACTGGCGTATTGCGATTGCCGGTTCACGACTGTAGCGGTTCGATGCGGTGCTACCGAACGGCTGCCTTGCGCGACATCCAGCTCGACTCATTGAAGTGCGTTGGATACGCGGTACTCGAAGAGGTGCTCGTACGCTTGCATCGCCGAGGCTACCGATTTGCCGAAGTGCCGATCACGTTCACTGAACGGCAGATCGGGCACAGCAAGTTGTCGCTACCTGAAGCCGTTCGTTCGATCGGCTACATGTTCCGCCTGGCGATGGAAACGAATCGCCGTTCGCGTTCGTAG
- the rimO gene encoding 30S ribosomal protein S12 methylthiotransferase RimO → MELPIVTSTDSTPQRESSSVDDREARGKYAVVSLGCPKNLVDTEQMLGRLDQDGYRMVGDVQNADFVVVNTCGFIDSAREESLGAIDEMLDLKRQGKIRGVVVTGCLAERGQGKLLEARPEIDAMIGVFGRNEIVAVADRLQHGIAEQQQIFRPAPIRPLDDGIRSAVTPRHFAYLKISEGCDRLCTFCAIPKMRGKHYSKPMEQVIDEAKRLGDSGVREIVIVAQDTTYYGKDLYGEPRLADLLTELDKIDSVDWIRLMYFYPMYIDDRLIDTLASAERILPYIDMPLQHASDAMLKRMSRKTTRQKQEDILAGLREKIDSLVMRTTMITGFPGETDDDFDQLVDFVAEQQFQHLGVFTYSVENDTPAAKLPNRVPQKIAEQRQSELMAVQQSIAFQWNASRVGSSAGVIIDSALEGQPGVWIGRTKCEAPDIDGVVYVSGFDEGVQPSIGDIVECEIVASQGYDLVAAPV, encoded by the coding sequence ATGGAACTTCCGATCGTCACTTCCACCGACTCCACCCCGCAACGCGAATCGAGTTCTGTAGACGATCGGGAGGCCCGCGGCAAATACGCAGTCGTATCGCTGGGCTGCCCCAAAAATCTCGTCGACACCGAGCAGATGCTCGGACGCCTGGACCAGGATGGCTACCGCATGGTCGGTGACGTCCAGAACGCTGACTTTGTCGTGGTCAACACGTGTGGGTTCATCGACTCGGCACGTGAAGAATCCTTGGGTGCGATCGACGAAATGTTGGACCTTAAACGTCAGGGAAAGATCCGTGGCGTTGTTGTGACGGGATGCCTTGCCGAACGCGGCCAAGGTAAGTTGCTTGAAGCCCGTCCTGAAATCGACGCCATGATCGGCGTCTTCGGACGAAACGAAATCGTCGCGGTTGCTGATCGACTGCAACATGGAATCGCAGAGCAGCAACAGATCTTTCGCCCTGCCCCGATTCGTCCACTCGACGACGGCATTCGCTCGGCAGTCACCCCACGCCATTTCGCCTATCTGAAGATCAGCGAAGGCTGCGATCGGCTGTGCACGTTTTGCGCGATCCCAAAAATGCGTGGCAAGCACTACAGCAAGCCAATGGAACAGGTGATCGACGAGGCCAAGCGTCTGGGTGACAGCGGTGTTCGCGAAATCGTCATCGTCGCACAAGACACGACCTACTACGGCAAAGACCTCTACGGCGAACCGCGGTTGGCCGACCTGTTGACCGAACTCGATAAGATCGACTCGGTGGATTGGATCCGACTGATGTACTTTTATCCGATGTACATTGACGATCGCCTGATCGACACCCTCGCTTCGGCCGAGCGGATTCTGCCATACATCGACATGCCGCTGCAACACGCCAGCGACGCGATGCTGAAACGGATGTCACGCAAAACCACGCGTCAAAAGCAAGAAGATATCCTCGCCGGACTGCGCGAAAAAATCGACTCGCTTGTGATGCGAACCACAATGATCACCGGCTTTCCGGGCGAAACCGACGATGACTTTGATCAGTTAGTCGACTTTGTTGCCGAACAACAATTCCAGCATCTCGGTGTCTTCACCTACTCAGTCGAAAACGACACGCCCGCTGCCAAGCTACCAAACCGCGTTCCGCAAAAGATTGCCGAGCAACGCCAAAGCGAATTGATGGCAGTCCAGCAGTCAATCGCTTTTCAATGGAACGCGTCACGCGTTGGCAGTAGTGCCGGCGTGATCATCGATTCTGCACTAGAAGGGCAACCTGGCGTCTGGATCGGTCGAACGAAGTGCGAAGCGCCCGACATCGATGGCGTCGTCTACGTTAGCGGATTTGATGAAGGTGTTCAGCCAAGCATTGGCGACATCGTCGAATGTGAAATCGTTGCCTCGCAAGGCTACGACCTAGTTGCGGCACCTGTTTGA
- a CDS encoding prenyltransferase/squalene oxidase repeat-containing protein, which produces MSRVRASAAVLLASMATATVPNVSYAQDSVAAKVSLETPKATNAAIDRAANRGIEFLKNRGQGSEGAFSPETGVAVTGICVRAILDHHPNDVNSPGVKKAIAYILDRLQSDGGIYQDGSNHRNYETSVAIAALVKANEGDKFNSELKRAEAFLKEIQWDEGENIDATDPAYGGAGYGSHSRPDLSNTSFMLDALKDLGNDSDDEAIQKALKFIARTQNLSGHGNDTEHADKINDGGFYYTPAAGGQSKVEVPEEDNGGGLRSYGSMTYAGLKSMIYAGLTSDDPRVAAAMDFIQKNYSLTDNPGMGKQGLYYYYHVFAKALDAAEIRVLTDSEGNNHNWKRELTATLIEAQQEDGSWVNSGSSRWMEGDRNLVTAYALLALKYCRE; this is translated from the coding sequence ATGTCTCGAGTTCGAGCGTCTGCGGCTGTTCTTCTGGCTTCGATGGCGACAGCGACTGTCCCTAATGTTTCGTATGCCCAAGATTCGGTAGCAGCCAAGGTTTCCTTGGAAACTCCAAAGGCAACGAACGCGGCGATCGATCGAGCAGCGAATCGGGGCATCGAGTTCCTCAAAAACCGTGGCCAGGGTTCCGAAGGCGCTTTCAGCCCTGAAACGGGCGTCGCGGTGACGGGTATCTGTGTGCGAGCGATTTTGGATCACCACCCCAACGATGTGAACTCACCAGGCGTCAAGAAAGCAATCGCATACATCCTGGACCGTCTTCAAAGTGATGGCGGCATCTACCAGGATGGATCGAACCACCGCAACTACGAAACCTCCGTCGCTATCGCCGCATTGGTCAAGGCCAACGAGGGGGATAAGTTCAACAGCGAATTAAAGCGGGCGGAAGCTTTCCTGAAAGAAATCCAGTGGGACGAAGGCGAAAACATTGACGCGACCGATCCGGCCTACGGCGGGGCCGGTTATGGCAGCCATTCTCGTCCCGACCTTTCGAACACTTCGTTCATGTTGGATGCGCTGAAAGATTTGGGCAACGATTCGGACGACGAAGCGATCCAAAAGGCGTTGAAGTTCATCGCCCGGACGCAGAACCTTTCCGGTCATGGGAACGACACCGAACACGCGGACAAAATCAACGACGGCGGTTTCTACTACACGCCCGCCGCCGGCGGCCAATCCAAGGTCGAAGTCCCCGAGGAAGACAACGGGGGTGGACTGCGTAGTTACGGCTCGATGACCTACGCCGGACTAAAGAGCATGATCTATGCGGGCCTGACTAGCGACGATCCGCGGGTTGCCGCCGCGATGGACTTTATTCAAAAGAACTACTCACTGACCGATAATCCGGGCATGGGCAAACAGGGGCTGTATTACTACTATCACGTGTTTGCAAAAGCCCTCGATGCCGCCGAAATTCGCGTGCTGACCGACTCTGAAGGCAACAACCACAACTGGAAGCGTGAGTTGACCGCCACATTGATCGAAGCCCAGCAAGAAGACGGATCCTGGGTCAATTCGGGTAGCAGTCGCTGGATGGAAGGCGATCGCAACCTCGTCACCGCGTACGCGTTACTCGCCCTCAAATACTGTCGGGAATAG
- the clpP gene encoding ATP-dependent Clp endopeptidase proteolytic subunit ClpP has product MPLIPYVVEKSGREERTYDIYSRLLKDRIIFLGQQVDDQIANSLVAQMLFLMSDDPKADINLYINSPGGSITAGMAIYDTMQFVSCDVATYCIGQAASMGAVLLTAGAAGKRYALPNARIMIHQPLAGMQGTAREVEIHVEELRRIKKRMNEIMIDHTGHSLEKIEEDTDRDRFMSAEEARQYNLIDKVVSSSNEAS; this is encoded by the coding sequence ATGCCTTTGATCCCTTACGTCGTCGAAAAGAGCGGTCGCGAAGAACGCACCTACGACATTTACAGCCGCCTGCTGAAAGATCGAATCATCTTTCTGGGGCAACAAGTTGACGATCAGATCGCCAACTCCCTGGTCGCGCAGATGTTGTTTTTGATGAGCGATGATCCCAAAGCCGACATCAACCTTTACATCAACAGCCCTGGCGGAAGTATCACCGCCGGGATGGCGATCTATGACACCATGCAATTCGTGTCATGCGACGTCGCGACCTACTGCATCGGACAAGCCGCTTCGATGGGCGCGGTGCTGTTGACCGCCGGTGCCGCTGGCAAACGTTATGCGTTGCCAAACGCCCGCATCATGATTCACCAGCCTCTTGCCGGTATGCAAGGCACGGCGCGTGAAGTGGAGATCCACGTCGAAGAACTGCGACGGATCAAGAAACGCATGAACGAAATCATGATTGATCACACCGGGCATTCTCTTGAAAAAATCGAAGAGGATACCGATCGCGACCGTTTCATGAGTGCCGAAGAGGCACGGCAATACAACTTGATCGATAAGGTTGTCAGCAGCTCCAATGAAGCTTCCTGA
- a CDS encoding ClpP family protease, translated as MHPLAGQLAAGQLSNSHAYQSYQRQRQLTLGDLLLENRIVFLQGEIHTGNANELVMKLLYLQSENRRKDIHFYINSPGGSVTATLAIYDTMQILSCPVATYCVGEACSGAAVLLVGGTKGKRHCLPNSRVMMHQPMGGVGGQVSDIEIQAAEMFRYRDVLNEIIARHSEQSVEKIAKDTDRDFFLSANEAKEYGLVDDILTKPPNEDEEDED; from the coding sequence ATGCACCCACTGGCAGGCCAATTGGCGGCCGGCCAACTTTCCAATAGCCACGCTTACCAAAGCTACCAACGCCAACGTCAATTGACGCTGGGCGATTTGCTTTTGGAAAACCGAATCGTCTTTTTGCAGGGCGAGATCCACACCGGCAACGCCAATGAATTGGTCATGAAGTTGCTTTACCTGCAAAGCGAAAACCGTCGTAAAGACATTCACTTCTATATTAACAGCCCTGGCGGAAGTGTCACCGCAACGCTGGCCATCTACGACACGATGCAAATCCTGTCCTGCCCGGTAGCGACGTACTGCGTCGGCGAAGCGTGCAGCGGCGCGGCGGTTCTGTTGGTCGGCGGCACCAAAGGCAAACGCCACTGCCTACCAAATAGCCGCGTGATGATGCACCAACCGATGGGTGGTGTTGGCGGTCAAGTCAGCGACATCGAAATCCAAGCGGCCGAGATGTTCCGCTATCGCGATGTTCTCAACGAAATCATCGCACGCCACAGCGAACAATCGGTTGAAAAGATCGCCAAAGATACCGATCGCGACTTCTTTTTGAGCGCGAACGAAGCCAAAGAATATGGCTTGGTCGACGACATTCTGACCAAGCCACCAAACGAAGACGAAGAGGATGAGGACTAG
- a CDS encoding DNA gyrase inhibitor YacG, translated as MADQHTGKVKCPTCGKRFFMDETDAPPFCCQRCKLIDLGRWLDEEIGLPHEADESPKTIDPDSV; from the coding sequence ATGGCTGACCAACACACCGGCAAAGTCAAATGCCCGACTTGCGGAAAGCGGTTTTTCATGGATGAGACCGATGCACCTCCATTCTGTTGCCAGCGTTGCAAGCTGATCGATCTCGGGCGTTGGCTCGATGAGGAAATCGGTTTGCCGCACGAGGCAGACGAGTCTCCCAAGACGATCGATCCGGATTCGGTCTAG
- the greA gene encoding transcription elongation factor GreA, giving the protein MLESVPMTREGYNKIKAEIEHLENDVMPEIVEKIALAREEGDLKENAEYHAQRENQGNVNARINLLKDKLARASIVDISELPKDEVAFGCTVTVEDQDDGMEEVFTFVGAGEEDYRSGKILVTSPIGKGLLGKKVGEVAEIAVPAGLMKLKVNKIEFPE; this is encoded by the coding sequence ATGCTTGAATCGGTACCGATGACCCGCGAGGGATACAACAAGATTAAGGCGGAAATCGAGCACCTCGAAAACGACGTGATGCCCGAGATCGTCGAAAAGATTGCTTTGGCGCGAGAAGAAGGCGATTTGAAAGAGAACGCCGAGTACCACGCGCAGCGTGAAAACCAAGGCAACGTCAACGCTCGGATCAACCTGCTCAAAGACAAACTCGCGCGTGCCTCTATCGTCGATATTTCGGAACTTCCCAAAGACGAAGTCGCCTTCGGTTGCACGGTCACGGTCGAGGACCAAGATGACGGGATGGAAGAGGTTTTCACCTTTGTCGGTGCTGGCGAAGAGGACTACCGTAGTGGAAAGATTCTCGTGACCAGCCCTATCGGCAAAGGCTTGTTGGGAAAGAAGGTCGGTGAAGTCGCTGAGATCGCAGTCCCAGCTGGCTTGATGAAACTGAAGGTCAACAAGATCGAGTTTCCTGAATAA
- a CDS encoding phytoene desaturase — protein MKQRKIVIVGAGPGGLASAMQLAHAGCDVTVLERRDRPGGRTSAIERDGFRFDCGPTFFLYPRVLKEIFQSVGYDLMKEVPMRRLDPQYRLTFGAGGQLDCTPDMDEMDRQIAQFSPQDVGALRRYMNDNRVKLEKFRPILESPFCSVGDFLKPSLLGAAPHLHPMRSLGTELGRYFADPRLVIAFAFQSKYLGMSPFNCPSLFSILSFLEYEHGVWHPIGGCARVSERMAEIAKKMGVRFHYDEPVRSAELDGRKIKSLTTDHATYTADAFVVNADFANWISNTIPNQVRKRWSNESIAKKRFSCSTFMLYLGIDGIYEDLPHHSIHISRDYERNLHEIEQSHSLSQDPSFYVQNACVTDRSLAPRGKSTLYVLVPVTHQTGSIDWEKEAPAFRELTLDRLSQIGLGDIRQRIVTEHMLTPQTWESDYQIHKGATFNLAHNLGQMLHNRPRNRFEEIQGMYLVGGGTHPGSGLPVIYESSRITTKLLLKDLGMPYPTCPEKNAAEVKLRPVPHKVALSPAACRNIGSDC, from the coding sequence GTGAAACAACGTAAAATTGTCATTGTCGGCGCTGGGCCTGGAGGGCTTGCGTCTGCCATGCAATTGGCACATGCCGGTTGCGATGTGACAGTTTTGGAGCGCCGAGATCGGCCCGGAGGGCGAACGTCCGCAATTGAACGTGACGGGTTCCGATTCGATTGTGGCCCGACGTTTTTCCTTTACCCTCGGGTGCTTAAAGAAATCTTTCAGTCGGTCGGCTATGACCTGATGAAAGAGGTCCCGATGCGGCGTCTGGATCCCCAATATCGATTGACGTTTGGGGCCGGTGGGCAGTTGGATTGTACGCCGGACATGGACGAAATGGATCGCCAGATTGCACAGTTCTCACCACAGGACGTCGGTGCACTTCGTCGTTACATGAACGACAATCGCGTCAAGCTAGAAAAGTTCCGCCCGATCCTTGAGTCACCATTCTGTTCGGTCGGCGATTTTCTTAAGCCATCGTTGCTTGGCGCGGCGCCTCATTTGCATCCGATGCGATCCCTCGGTACAGAGCTTGGCCGATACTTTGCTGACCCTCGACTGGTGATCGCGTTTGCGTTTCAGTCAAAGTATCTGGGCATGAGTCCGTTTAACTGCCCAAGCCTATTTAGCATCCTCTCGTTTTTGGAATACGAGCACGGCGTGTGGCATCCGATCGGTGGGTGTGCGCGAGTAAGTGAACGGATGGCGGAAATTGCGAAGAAGATGGGGGTTCGTTTCCACTACGATGAACCCGTTCGTTCGGCAGAACTGGATGGGCGAAAGATCAAATCGCTAACAACCGATCACGCGACCTATACCGCCGATGCTTTTGTTGTGAACGCTGACTTTGCAAACTGGATTTCCAACACCATTCCGAATCAGGTCCGGAAGCGATGGTCAAACGAATCCATCGCCAAGAAGCGATTCTCGTGTAGCACGTTTATGCTGTACTTGGGGATCGATGGGATCTATGAAGACCTGCCACATCACAGCATTCATATCAGTCGCGACTACGAACGCAATCTTCACGAGATCGAACAGTCACACTCGCTAAGCCAAGACCCTTCGTTCTATGTGCAGAACGCATGTGTGACCGACCGAAGCTTAGCACCACGTGGTAAGAGTACGTTGTATGTCCTTGTTCCCGTGACACATCAGACAGGTTCGATTGATTGGGAAAAGGAGGCACCCGCGTTTCGAGAACTGACTTTGGATCGGCTCAGCCAAATCGGTCTCGGTGATATCCGGCAACGAATCGTGACGGAGCATATGCTGACACCGCAAACTTGGGAGTCGGACTATCAGATTCATAAGGGAGCGACGTTTAATCTGGCTCACAATCTTGGCCAGATGCTGCACAATCGCCCGAGGAACCGTTTCGAAGAAATCCAAGGGATGTACTTGGTCGGCGGCGGCACTCATCCTGGCAGCGGCCTGCCAGTAATCTACGAATCGAGCCGAATTACGACGAAACTGCTGCTGAAAGATTTGGGCATGCCTTATCCGACATGCCCGGAGAAAAACGCTGCAGAGGTGAAACTGCGTCCGGTTCCGCACAAGGTGGCGTTGTCACCTGCGGCGTGCCGCAATATCGGTTCGGATTGTTAG
- a CDS encoding nucleoside hydrolase: MTLLSVSLCLANNAVAADRPVQLIFDTDIGNDCDDVQALAMIHALQSRGECELLAVTITKDHQLAAAFTDCVNTFYGRGEIPIGVCRSNVTPEAGRYNVLAEQTDQGQLRYPHDLTSGNDAPSAVTLLRKTLAAAEDHSVVIAQVGFSTNLANLLQSPADDISKLTGVELVKQKVRLLSAMAGAFTKIPNNKGELYDHKEYNVVKDLESATYLANNWPTSIVWSGFEIGLNLRYPHQSIERDYGYVEHHPVAEAYVLYNPPPHDRPTWDLTAVLQAVRPQHAYFDLSPKGAVTVQEDGLTTFEPKSDGRDQYFVLKDEQKNRILEALMLLSSEPPSR; this comes from the coding sequence GTGACACTTCTTAGCGTTTCGCTCTGCCTAGCCAACAATGCTGTTGCTGCTGACCGACCTGTTCAACTGATCTTTGACACCGATATCGGCAACGACTGCGACGACGTGCAAGCCTTGGCGATGATTCACGCGTTGCAGTCTCGCGGCGAATGTGAACTGCTCGCCGTCACCATTACCAAAGATCACCAGCTAGCGGCTGCCTTCACCGATTGCGTGAACACATTCTACGGTCGCGGTGAAATCCCCATCGGCGTTTGTCGAAGCAATGTGACACCGGAGGCAGGACGCTACAACGTACTTGCCGAACAGACCGATCAAGGTCAACTGCGTTACCCACATGACTTGACCAGCGGCAACGACGCTCCGTCCGCAGTTACCCTTCTGCGAAAAACACTTGCTGCCGCCGAGGACCATAGTGTCGTGATCGCCCAAGTCGGCTTTTCGACAAACTTGGCAAACCTATTGCAATCACCTGCTGATGACATCAGCAAACTTACCGGCGTTGAACTCGTCAAACAGAAAGTGCGGTTGCTCTCAGCAATGGCTGGCGCCTTCACCAAGATCCCAAACAACAAAGGTGAACTGTATGACCACAAGGAATACAACGTGGTCAAAGATCTTGAAAGTGCCACGTACCTTGCGAACAACTGGCCGACGTCGATCGTCTGGAGCGGATTTGAAATCGGGCTAAACCTTCGCTATCCACACCAAAGCATCGAACGCGACTATGGATATGTCGAACATCATCCAGTCGCGGAAGCTTACGTCCTCTATAACCCTCCGCCTCACGACCGCCCGACGTGGGATCTGACTGCGGTTTTGCAGGCTGTCAGGCCACAACACGCATACTTTGATCTTTCACCCAAAGGCGCTGTCACTGTCCAGGAAGACGGCTTGACCACCTTTGAGCCAAAAAGTGATGGTCGAGATCAATACTTTGTGCTCAAGGACGAACAAAAGAACCGTATCCTCGAAGCGTTGATGCTGTTGTCCAGCGAACCCCCATCGCGTTAA